Proteins found in one Dermochelys coriacea isolate rDerCor1 chromosome 17, rDerCor1.pri.v4, whole genome shotgun sequence genomic segment:
- the TRAF4 gene encoding TNF receptor-associated factor 4 isoform X2: protein MPGFDYKFLEKPKRRLLCPLCGKAMREPVQVSTCGHRFCDTCLQEFLSEGVFKCPEDQLPLDYAKIYPDPELEAQVLTLTIRCIHSEEGCRWSGHIKHLQPHLSTCGFNVIPCPNRCSIKLSRRDLPDHLQHDCPKRRVKCEFCASDFTGEAYENHQGVCPQESVYCENKCGARMMRRLLSQHTLADCPKRTQPCPYCTKQFVFDTIQNHQYQCPRYPVPCPNQCGTPSIAREDLSGHLKENCSTAMVLCPFKDAGCKHRCPKLAMSRHLDESTKVHLGMVCSLVSRQRQEIQELRQDVEELLVSSDGVLIWKITDYARKLQESKVRSNYEFFSPPFYTHRYGYKLQVSVFLNGNGSGEGSHLSVYIRVLPGQYDNLLEWPFSYRVTFSLLDQSDPSLAKPQHITETFNPDPNWKNFQKPGASRSSLDESTLGFGYPKFISHEDIKKRNYVRDNTIFIKASVEIPPRILA, encoded by the exons TGAAGGCGTCTTCAAGTGCCCAGAAGATCAGCTGCCCCTTGACTACGCCAAG ATCTACCCGGACCCCGAGCTGGAGGCGCAGGTGCTGACCCTCACCATCCGCTGCATCCACAGCGAAGAGGGCTGCCGCTGGAGCGGGCACATCAAGCACCTGCAG CCCCATCTCAGCACGTGCGGCTTCAACGTGATCCCGTGTCCCAACCGCTGCAGCATCAAGCTGAGCCGGCGTGACCTGCCCGACCACCTGCAGCACGACTGCCCCAAGCGCCGTGTCAAGTGCGAGTTCTGCGCCAGCGACTTCACCGGCGAGGCCTACGAG AATCACCAGGGCGTCTGCCCCCAGGAGAGCGTGTACTGCGAGAACAAGTGTGGGGCACGCATGATGCGTCGGCTGCTGTCCCAGCACACGCTGGCCGACTGCCCCAAgcgcacccagccctgcccctactGCACCAAGCAGTTTGTCTTTGACACCATCCAG aaTCACCAGTACCAGTGTCCCCGCTACCCCGTGCCCTGCCCCAACCAGTGCGGGACACCCAGCATCGCCAGAGAAGACCTGTCTGGGCACCTGAAGGAGAACTGCAGCACAGCCATGGTGCTGTGCCCCTTCAAAGACGCTGGCTGCAAACATCGG TGCCCCAAGCTGGCCATGAGCCGGCACCTGGACGAGAGCACCAAGGTGCATCTGGGCATGGTGTGCTCCCTAGTCAGCCGGCAGCGGCAGGAGATCCAGGAGCTGCGGCAGGATGTGGAGGAGCTGTTGGTCAGCAGTGACGGGGTCCTGATCTGGAAGATCACAGACTACGCCCGCAAGCTGCAGGAGTCCAAAGTGCGCAGCAACTACGAGTTCTTCAGCCCACCCTTCTACACCCACCGGTACGGCTACAAGCTGCAGGTGTCCGTGTTCCTCAACGGGAACGGCAGCGGGGAGGGCAGCCACCTGTCCGTCTATATCCGGGTGCTGCCGGGGCAGTACGACAACCTCCTGGAGTGGCCCTTCTCCTACCGCGTCACCTTCTCCCTGCTGGACCAGAGCGACCCCTCACTGGCCAAGCCCCAGCACATCACTGAGACCTTCAACCCTGACCCCAACTGGAAGAATTTCCAGAAGCCGGGGGCCTCCCGCAGCTCCCTGGACGAGAGCACGCTGGGCTTCGGGTACCCCAAGTTCATCTCGCACGAGGACATCAAGAAGCGCAACTACGTGCGGGACAACACCATCTTCATCAAGGCCTCGGTGGAGATCCCACCGCGAATCCTGGCCTGA